In Zingiber officinale cultivar Zhangliang chromosome 3B, Zo_v1.1, whole genome shotgun sequence, a single window of DNA contains:
- the LOC122055434 gene encoding kinesin-like protein KIN-7F isoform X4, whose product MESVAGEEQAEKAEEVGGGGGGGGKEERILVSVRVRPLNAKEIERNDTADWECINDTTIVLKSSNLPDRSVYPTMFTFDRVFGFECSTRDVYEQGAKEVALSVVTGINATIFAYGQTSSGKTYTMTGITEHSVADIYDYIKRHKEREFVVKFSAMEIYNEAVRDLLSVEASSLRLLDDPERGTIVEKLTEETLRDETHLKELLSICEAQRQIGETVLNETSSRSHQILRLTIESSTGEFVSRNSSVAATVNFVDLAGSERASQASSAGARLKEGCHINRSLLTLGTVIRKLSEGRNGHIPYRDSKLTRILQSSLGGNARTAIVCTMNAARSHVEQSRNTLLFANCAKQVVTNAQVNVVMSDKALIKHLQREVTRLESELSNPGLTSRTTHFEALRDKDSQIKKMERDIIELMQQRDLAQSRLDDLLRAVGDNEQASRLWDELSQSSIVSQMQNTQEDVCSISGTSGAAYRSPDFYSTRFSSSSGIAYQSPDTESRRFYDTSGTAYQSPEIESTRLCTSHESNYEDENHLELHSKLDKDHDISPRHSVSSSATSGMILQWRRGKGFKSTQEKIEDHCKEVRCIDMHALSTSKSEESSAASMIQDDDSLPSQGEVTDTTKLENPGSHHGVGIDLITRMEQPMDTTTSAVGVIIKPCAGTSSLLPKMDKLMASGESAQTRSGNSNGMLMIASSFSSEDAEQHHETQLDAISDGVLTNTSESGHHAKNVARSHEESHRTIELSGDVVGTGDILIVHEDNATNISNCSPRVVQSQHHRELRDDQENQDSQVEDSEVEKTMMDVGIDSVLYPVESPSRWSFDFERKQQEIIEIWHACNVPMVHRTYFFLLFNGDPTDPIYIEVEHRRLSFLQNTSSHVHCATAIAPESSRNPTSSSSLRCLRREREMLYKHMQKKLTLQERISLYTDWGINLDSKQRRWQLTQRIWTQTDMAHVKGSASLVAKLIGLAGQGQVLREMFGLSFLPQQTNHKYFIWKNKKSTSMA is encoded by the exons ATGGAGAGCGTCGCCGGCGAGGAGCAGGCGGAGAAGGCCGAGGaggtcggcggcggcggcggcggtggggGAAAGGAGGAGAGAATACTGGTCTCCGTCAGGGTGAGGCCGCTCAATGCCAAGGAGATCGAGCGCAATGACACCGCGGATTGGGAGTGCATCAACGACACCACCATTGTCCTGAAGAGCAGCAACCTCCCGGATCGATCTGTGTATCCAACAATGTTTACTTTTG ATAGAGTATTTGGGTTTGAATGCAGCACCAGAGATGTGTATGAACAAGGAGCCAAGGAAGTTGCTCTTTCTGTTGTCACTGGAATTAATG CAACTATTTTCGCCTATGGACAAACTAGCAGCGGAAAGACATACACTATGACCGGGATAACCGAGCATAGTGTGGCCGATATCTATGATTACATCAAAAGG CACAAAGAGAGAGAGTTTGTCGTGAAATTCTCAGCTATGGAGATATATAATGAAGCAGTTAGGGATCTCCTCAGTGTGGAGGCTTCCTCACTTAGGCTTCTCGATGATCCAGAG AGAGGAACTATAGTGGAGAAACTTACAGAGGAAACTCTTAGGGATGAAACCCACCTTAAGGAGCTTCTTTCCATTTGTGAAG CTCAAAGACAGATAGGGGAAACTGTGCTGAACGAAACAAGCTCTAGATCTCATCAGATACTTAGATTG ACAATCGAAAGCTCGACTGGAGAGTTTGTAAGTAGAAATAGCTCCGTAGCGGCAACCGTG AATTTCGTAGACCTTGCAGGTAGTGAGCGTGCATCTCAAGCCTCATCTGCTGGAGCTAGACTAAAAGAAGGTTGCCATATCAATCGAAGCTTGCTTACCCTTGGAACTGTTATCCGAAAGTTAAG TGAGGGAAGAAATGGGCATATTCCATATCGAGATTCAAAACTGACACGTATATTACAATCATCCTTGGGGGGTAATGCAAGAACCGCTATTGTCTGCACGATGAACGCAGCTCGTAGTCACGTTGAACAGTCCCGGAACACCCTCTTGTTCGCAAACTGTGCGAAACAAGTAGTCACAAATGCACAGGTGAATGTGGTGATGTCTGACAAGGCATTGATCAAGCATCTACAGAGAGAAGTCACCAGATTGGAGAGCGAACTCAGTAATCCAGGATTAACCTCCCGCACTACCCATTTCGAAGCTCTAAGGGACAAAGATTCACAAATCAAGAAG ATGGAACGAGACATCATAGAGTTGATGCAGCAAAGAGATCTTGCTCAGTCTCGTCTCGATGATTTGCTTAGAGCCGTAGGTGACAATGAACAAGCTTCAAGACTATGG GATGAATTGAGTCAGTCTTCCATTGTGTCACAGATGCAAAATACCCAAGAAGATGTGTGCTCGATTTCTGGAACATCTGGAGCCGCATATCGAAGTCCAGATTTTTATTCTACAAGATTTTCCAGCTCATCAGGCATTGCATATCAAAGTCCAGATACTGAATCTAGAAGATTTTATGATACATCAGGCACTGCATATCAAAGTCCAGAAATTGAATCCACAAGACTTTGCACGTCACACGAAAGCAATTACGAAGATGAAAATCATTTAGAGCTCCATAGTAAACTGGACAAAGATCATGACATCTCACCTAGGCATTCAGTTAGTAGTTCTGCAACCAGCGGAATGATCTTACAGTGGCGAAGGGGCAAGGGCTTTAAATCCACGCAAGAAAAAATTGAAGATCACTGCAAGGAAGTTAGGTGTATCGATATGCATGCTTTGAGCACGAGCAAAAGCGAGGAATCCAGTGCTGCATCAATGATTCAAGACGATGATAGTCTACCATCTCAGGGCGAAGTGACTGACACAACAAAGCTTGAAAATCCTGGATCACATCATGGGGTCGGCATAGATTTGATAACTAGAATGGAGCAACCAATGGATACCACAACAAGTGCAGTTGGTGTTATCATAAAACCATGTGCcggtacttcatctctgctgCCCAAAATGGATAAATTAATGGCCTCTGGGGAATCGGCACAAACTAGAAGTGGTAATAGCAATGGGATGCTAATGATTGCTTCATCTTTTTCATCTGAAGATGCAGAGCAGCATCATGAGACACAACTTGATGCCATATCAGATGGTGTTTTAACAAACACGTCTGAGTCTGGTCATCATGCAAAAAATGTGGCACGTTCGCATGAAGAATCTCACAGAACTATCGAACTTTCAGGTGATGTGGTCGGAACCGGGGATATTTTGATTGTTCATGAGGACAATGCGACAAACATCAGTAATTGTTCTCCAAGGGTTGTTCAGAGTCAGCATCACAGGGAATTACGTGATGATCAG GAGAACCAAGACTCACAAGTTGAAGATTCTGAAGTCGAGAAAACTATGATGGATGTGGGAATAGACTCAGTACTTTATCCGGTTGAATCTCCTTCAAGATGGTCGTTTGATTTTGAGAGGAAGCAACAAGAGATAATTGAGATTTGGCACGCCTGCAATGTGCCCATGGTACACAGGACCTACTTTTTCCTTCTTTTCAATGGCGATCCAACCGACCCCATCTACATAGAAGTGGAACACAGAAGGCTATCGTTTCTGCAAAACACATCGTCTCATGTTCATTGTGCCACAGCAATAGCACCTGAGAGTAGCCGAAATCCTACTTCTTCAAG CAGCCTAAGGTGTCTCCGTCGCGAAAGAGAAATGTTGTACAAGCATATGCAGAAGAAGCTAACTCTGCAAGAAAGGATCTCATTGTACACCGATTGGGGAATCAATCTCGACTCCAAACAGAGGAGATGGCAGCTCACCCAGCGCATCTGGACCCAAACCGACATGGCACATGTCAAGGGGAGTGCTTCCCTTGTGGCGAAGCTAATCGGTCTCGCGGGGCAAGGGCAGGTCCTCAGGGAGATGTTTGGACTCAGCTTCCTACCACAACAAACTAATCACAAATACTTCATCTGGAAGAACAAAAAGTCAACTTCTATGGCATGA